Within the Thiohalobacter sp. IOR34 genome, the region AGGTCAAGATGCCGGAACTGCGCGAGGCGGTCTCCAATTTCGGCCGCCGCATTCAGCTCATCGTCATGCAGCAATCGGCCCTGGCCACCCAGGGCCGCGACACGACGGCACACCTGATAGAGAGGCTGAAACGGCAGCCGCGCGACCGGCAGGAGGCCCTGTTGAGCCGCTTGGCCGGCGCCATGTTCCCCTTGCGGGTCCGGCTGCCCGACCCAGAACGGGTCACAGTGAAGGAACGCGCGGTGCGGCGCAAGCCCATCGATACCGGCCTGGCGCAGCCGCGTCTGACGCGGGAGGAACGGCGCCAGGCCCACATCCAGCAGGCCCTGGAGACCGCCTTCGCCCTGACGGAGCAGGAGGTCGACGCCTACGTGCTGGAGCAGATGGGCGCGGCCCGGGCCATGAGCCTGCGCCACTTCCGGGTCACCAATGCCCTGGAGCTGCTGGCACTGTCCCACAGCATCGAGGTAGCTGCCCACAGGGACACCGGCTACGAGTGGGACATCGTGCCGGAGCACGACGAACAGGGCGGTATCCGCTGGTTCGACACCGGTTACGGCCGCATGCAGGCCTTCACCCTCAAGCGCCGAGGCGGCACATCATGAGCGTCTTTCTCGATGCCTTTCATGAGGCCCTGGACGCCACGCCCCTGCGCGGTGAACGGTCCTTTCAGGCCATCATCCACCGCCTGCTGGAACACGGCATCATCGTCGCGGATGATTCCGAGGTGGAGCGCCAGTTGTACGAGCAGGCGGTTTCCGCCTTCCCCCTGTTGCGGGACTGGTTCGAAATCGCCGGGCTGCGCCTGGCCCACTACCGGGAATTCCGCTACCTGCGCCTCTACCCGCCGGGCGCGCGTATCCCGGGCGTCCACCAGGACGATGAGGAACACCTCGACGCCACCGCCCTACGCGAGCGCTATACCCCGATGGAAGCACGCCTGTTACTGGTGCTGCGCGCGCTCTATGACCAGGCCCTGGCGCTGGGCAACCTGGGCGACCGGGGCGAGGCCAGCCTGCCGCTGGAGGAAGTGTTCACCGCCATGAACACCATGATGAACACGCCCATGCCGGAGGCCGCCGGCGAACGCGACCGGCTCTTCAAGCGTCTCAAGCGTCTCAAGGCCATCGACTATGTCAGCAGCGACGCCCCGGAGTCGGAACGCTGGCTCGCCATTCGCCCCATGATCACCACCCTGGTGAGCGGTGACCTGCTGGCGGACGCCATCCAGTACCTGGAAGAGACGGCTACGAACGACGGCGAAGCGGACTGAGATGTACATCGACCAAGTAATCACCGTCAACTGGGGCGCCCTGCCCAACCGCGAATACGCAATGGGGCCGCTGACCCTGTTCACCGGCGGCAACGGCACCGGCAAGACCACGCTGGCCGACGCCATCCAGACGGTGATGACGGCGGCCCGCGACACCTTCTACAAGTTCAACCCCGGCCAGGACGAAAGCTCGCAGCGGGGCCGCTATGGTAAGACCCCGCGTACACTCGCCTCCTACGTGCTCGGCGCCGACCGCAACCGGCTGGCCCGCCCCCAGGGCGCCCACGGCTACGTGGCGCTGGTGTTCCGCACCACGCCGGGCGTCGAGGCCGAGAGCGCCCCGTTCACCGCCCTCATCGGGGTCTCCGCCGATCTCGGCATCGAGGGCAAAAGGCGAGCGCCGCGCACCATCGACCAGGTCAACCTCATTCTGCCGGACATCGCCCTGGGCCTTAACGACTTGCTCGCCGACCGAGAACAGGACGGGGAAGACCATGTCGTACCCGTCGAGCGAATCGAAAATCACCTGAAGAAACGCTTCGGTTCCGCCGCCGTCCGCGTCTACCGGGACAAGATCGGCTATCTCAAGGCGCTGTGGGGCCACCTGCGCAATCCCCAGGGCATGGCCGTGAGCGAGCGAGATGGAGACGGTACAGGCCACCCGCACCTGGTCGCGGCT harbors:
- a CDS encoding DUF4194 domain-containing protein, whose translation is MSVFLDAFHEALDATPLRGERSFQAIIHRLLEHGIIVADDSEVERQLYEQAVSAFPLLRDWFEIAGLRLAHYREFRYLRLYPPGARIPGVHQDDEEHLDATALRERYTPMEARLLLVLRALYDQALALGNLGDRGEASLPLEEVFTAMNTMMNTPMPEAAGERDRLFKRLKRLKAIDYVSSDAPESERWLAIRPMITTLVSGDLLADAIQYLEETATNDGEAD